One part of the Rutidosis leptorrhynchoides isolate AG116_Rl617_1_P2 chromosome 1, CSIRO_AGI_Rlap_v1, whole genome shotgun sequence genome encodes these proteins:
- the LOC139881306 gene encoding histone acetyltransferase HAC1-like has protein sequence MDHQWLEKKREFLDGIKRARVEVDEAVLDLNKSNWLSFCQVWFIRYGKKECAVKLGGYYIDAFKDYYGACFNIEDGSGGLAVKALETYQPYWSRNINNIIIKGELHALLPATSASEYSYCCLAICMKNIYTGNLDYVFEFIFSVYDVSFNPSVFLDSLFKKLKSCLPSFKLSSGSQLSDQSLLVVDVDTLIAFETHEKEKEVCMMDHQLPRSIKVKIVDVATDTKDKDKIIECEFFDFRQAFLSLCQRNHYQYDTLRRSKHSSIMAFVSICIVCRDDIETGQGWHCDICHDYDVCNVCYQKVDHPHQLIKHTSIDERDAQTKEARQQVRILLNLLGHACQCQAGQCHYRGCGNVKELLQHGMLCKVYPFVDCPLCKYKWHLLQLHSRYCRDTPCNVPCCRDLRERLTKLTRQADSQRMAAIIDEMRQRNAEVAGSSG, from the exons ATGGATCATCAATGGCTGGAAAAAAAG AGAGAGTTTCTGGATGGCATCAAACGCGCAAGAGTTGAAGTTGACGAGGCAGTATTAGACCTTAATAAATCTAATTGGCTATCTTTTTGTCAAGTTTGGTTTATCCGCTATGGTAAAAAAGAATGTGCTGTCAAACTCGGTGGTTATTATATTGATGCCTTTAAGGATTACTATGGTGCTTGTTTCAATATAGAAGACGGGTCAGGGGGACTCGCTGTGAAGGCACTTGAAACTTACCAACCATACTGGTccagaaatattaataatattattattaaaggggaGCTACATGCATTGCTCCCTGCCACCTCAGCATCTGAATATAGCTATTGCTGTCTTGCCATATGCATGAAGAATATTTACACCGGAAATCTTGATTATGTGTTTGAGTTCATCTTCTCAGTATATGACGTCAGCTTCAACCCTTCTGTCTTCTTGGACTCGCTCTTTAAAAAACTAAAGAGTTGTTTGCCAAGTTTTAAACTTTCTTCTGGATCACAACTTAGTGATCAGTCCCTTCTGGTTGTAGATGTTGACACTCTTATTGCATTTGAAACACATGAAAAAGAAAAAGAGGTTTGCATGATGGATCATCAATTGCCGAGATCGATAAAG GTCAAAATTGTTGACGTGGCTACCGATACAAAAGATAAAGACAAAATTATCGAATGTGAATTCTTCGATTTTCGACAAGCGTTTCTCAGTCTTTGTCAACGGAATCATTATCAATACGATACTTTACGACGTTCTAAACATTCTTCAATAATGGCATTTGTCAGTATTTGCATCGTATGCCGTGACGATATCGAAACGGGTCAAGGCTGGCATTGTGACATCTGTCATGATTATGATGTGTGCAATGTGTGTTATCAAAAAGTTGATCATCCTCATCAGTTGATTAAACATACCTCGATTGATGAACGCGATGCACAAACTAAAGAAGCGCGACAACAG GTGCGAATACTGCTTAATCTTCTGGGTCATGCATGTCAATGCCAAGCTGGGCAATGCCATTATCGAGGTTGTGGAAATGTGAAGGAACTTTTACAACACGGAATGCTTTGCAAAGTATATCCATTTGTTGATTGTCCTCTTTGTAAGTATAAATGGCATCTTCTGCAACTCCATTCTCGATATTGTAGAGATACTCCATGCAATGTCCCTTGTTGCAG GGACTTGAGGGAACGTTTGACAAAGCTGACACGACAAGCTGATAGCCAACGGATGGCCGCCATTATTGACGAGATGAGACAACGTAATGCGGAGGTTGCGGGCAGCAGCGGGTAA